GCTGGTCTATGATGTAGAGCCCATCTCGCCCTTGGGCAAAGAGATAAGTCCCGTGCATTTGCCCGAAAAATTCCAACTCTGGGAAGCTGGATGATTCTTCTCGCTCCAGCTTGTCATAAGCCTTATCAAGACTCGCAATGTCTAACTCTGGGTGATCTAGCTGGTCGTAGTTAGCAGGTTTTCTCTCTGCAAAATGCAGTTTTGCTGGCTTAGTCAATTGGTCCAAGGTTTCCTTGGCAAACAAGGTTAAGTCCTGCCCTTCCTCATTTAATTCTACCTGATAATCAGCCACCTCAGCTTGACTGGATCTAGTCGGCTCTGTTTTCTCATAGTAGAGCGTATTTTCTTTGAGTGGGAGAATGGTCTGCTCCACCTTCTCACGATTGCGCACGGTCGATTTGGCAAGATTTTCCAAGGCATCTGGAATCAAGGTTTGCTCCTTAAGACTCTTAGAAATAGCTTCTGAAACCAAGGCCATCAATTCTTTTTCCTTGGAAATCCGCACCTCTTGCTTGGTTGGGTGCACATTGACATCCGCTAGATAAGGGTCGATATGAATGTGAATGACAGCCAGTGGAAAACGGCCTACCATAAGCTTACTGCCATAGCCGTCTAGAATTGCACGATTGAGTAAAAAATTCTTGATATAACGGCCATTGATGAAGAGACTGATATAATTGCGATTGGCTCTAGTCAACTCAGGCAGGGAAACAAAGCCTGAAATTTCGAAATCAAGATCAGAGTTCTCAATTTCAATCATCTTCTTGGCACTCGCCAAACCGTAAATCCCTGCGATTGCTTGGCGCAGTTGTCCAGTCCCTGCTGTCCGCGTCATTTCCTTGCCATCACTAATCAAGCTAAAAGAAATCTCAGGATGGGCCAAGCCCAGACGGTTGACAATATCAATGATATGAGACAACTCTGCTTGCTGGCTCTTCATATACTTGAGGCGGGCAGGCGTGTTGAAGAAGAGG
The Streptococcus toyakuensis genome window above contains:
- the mutL gene encoding DNA mismatch repair endonuclease MutL; this encodes MSHIIELPEVLANQIAAGEVIERPASVVKELVENAIDAGSSQIIVEIEEAGLKKIQITDNGHGIAHDEVELALRRHATSKIKNQADLFRIRTLGFRGEALPSIASVSVLTLLTAMDGASHGTKLVARGGEVEEVVPATSPVGTKVCVEDLFFNTPARLKYMKSQQAELSHIIDIVNRLGLAHPEISFSLISDGKEMTRTAGTGQLRQAIAGIYGLASAKKMIEIENSDLDFEISGFVSLPELTRANRNYISLFINGRYIKNFLLNRAILDGYGSKLMVGRFPLAVIHIHIDPYLADVNVHPTKQEVRISKEKELMALVSEAISKSLKEQTLIPDALENLAKSTVRNREKVEQTILPLKENTLYYEKTEPTRSSQAEVADYQVELNEEGQDLTLFAKETLDQLTKPAKLHFAERKPANYDQLDHPELDIASLDKAYDKLEREESSSFPELEFFGQMHGTYLFAQGRDGLYIIDQHAAQERVKYEEYRESIGNVDQSQQQLLVPYIFEFPADDALHLKERMPLLEEVGVFLAEYGENQFILREHPIWMAEEEIESGIYEMCDMLLLTKEVSIKKYRAELAIMMSCKRSIKANHRIDDHSARQLLYQLSQCDNPYNCPHGRPVLVHFTKSDMEKMFRRIQENHTSLRELGKY